From a single Flavobacteriales bacterium genomic region:
- a CDS encoding GNAT family N-acetyltransferase, protein MSADDPLRRIRICTQRDISVIRHIAVVTWPVAYAKILSKGQLHYMLDLMYSERVLQLQFEQGQQFLLSEEGARPLGFASVEHNYKGTRKTRLHKLYVLPETQGTGVGKQLLDAVIRSAEIASDERIELNVNKFNTAKEFYLRSGFTIVRDEVLDIGEGFVMDDHVMELQLNTV, encoded by the coding sequence ATGTCCGCCGATGATCCATTACGACGAATTCGCATATGTACCCAACGTGATATTAGCGTCATTCGGCACATTGCGGTGGTCACATGGCCAGTTGCCTACGCGAAGATCCTATCGAAGGGTCAGTTGCACTATATGTTGGATCTGATGTACAGTGAGCGCGTGTTGCAACTTCAATTCGAGCAAGGTCAACAATTCTTACTATCCGAAGAAGGCGCACGACCTCTCGGATTCGCTAGTGTTGAACATAATTACAAGGGCACCAGAAAAACCAGGTTGCACAAACTTTACGTGCTACCCGAAACCCAAGGCACTGGCGTGGGAAAGCAGTTATTGGATGCAGTGATCCGATCAGCCGAGATCGCCAGTGATGAACGAATTGAACTGAATGTGAACAAATTCAATACGGCCAAGGAATTTTACCTTCGTTCAGGCTTTACCATAGTGCGTGACGAGGTGTTGGATATAGGAGAAGGCTTCGTGATGGATGATCATGTAATGGAACTCCAATTGAACACGGTATAA
- a CDS encoding DUF4126 domain-containing protein translates to MDLYGTEVFSIMLGIGLAAACGLRVFLPLLVASLFSHFNIAGIGLNESFAWMGSWPAMIAFGIATCVELLSYYIPFVDHALDVIAVPLSSIAGTLVAMSAFMDMPSLFSCGLALIAGGGIAGLISTGTAATRVASTTTTAGLGNHMVSTAETVGAITLSLVAWFIPVLAILVVLGLIFLSVRILSKARRTIRRSQAP, encoded by the coding sequence ATGGATCTATATGGAACCGAAGTATTCTCAATAATGCTCGGCATTGGTTTGGCCGCAGCTTGTGGACTGCGCGTTTTCCTACCCTTGTTAGTTGCGAGCTTGTTCTCTCATTTCAACATTGCAGGAATTGGACTGAATGAAAGTTTCGCATGGATGGGTAGTTGGCCAGCGATGATCGCATTCGGCATTGCAACCTGCGTTGAGCTTCTCTCCTATTACATTCCCTTTGTTGATCACGCATTGGACGTGATCGCCGTTCCCTTGAGCAGCATAGCAGGAACTCTGGTAGCCATGAGCGCGTTCATGGATATGCCATCGCTTTTTTCCTGTGGCTTAGCGCTCATTGCAGGCGGGGGAATAGCCGGATTGATAAGCACCGGCACTGCAGCCACACGGGTAGCAAGCACGACCACCACGGCAGGTCTAGGAAATCATATGGTCAGTACGGCAGAGACCGTTGGTGCAATAACTCTCAGTTTGGTGGCATGGTTCATCCCTGTATTGGCGATCTTGGTCGTACTCGGTTTGATCTTTCTTTCCGTTCGCATACTATCCAAGGCTCGGAGAACAATACGTCGATCGCAAGCCCCATGA
- a CDS encoding FkbM family methyltransferase, translated as MNIKDYLAIPIRRIKRNVKRKKAQRSKELIGLDVFMRHTDGVLHVGANEGQERQIYHEQGMKVLWIEPLPDVFEKLLHNLKQYPDQTGLKYLFTDVDYKNYTFHIANNGGASSSIFDFKEHGDIWPDVKMERTIELKSRTLSSIVAEHAIDLAQYRTLVMDTQGSELLVLKGAGSALDQFRYIKTEVADFEVYAGCCTLNDLAEYLGQHGFKEVARNCFAERPEGGKCYDVLYERQHSGAS; from the coding sequence ATGAACATTAAGGACTACCTAGCCATTCCCATTCGCCGTATCAAGCGGAATGTGAAGCGGAAGAAAGCGCAACGTTCGAAGGAGCTTATAGGGTTGGATGTATTCATGCGCCATACCGATGGTGTGTTGCACGTAGGAGCCAATGAAGGGCAAGAGCGACAGATCTATCACGAACAAGGGATGAAGGTTCTATGGATCGAACCGCTACCGGATGTCTTTGAGAAACTACTTCACAACCTTAAACAATACCCCGACCAGACCGGACTCAAATACCTGTTCACCGATGTGGATTACAAGAATTATACGTTCCATATCGCTAACAATGGCGGAGCATCGTCCTCCATCTTCGACTTCAAGGAACATGGCGATATATGGCCGGATGTAAAAATGGAACGTACCATTGAACTAAAGAGCCGTACGCTTTCCAGTATTGTGGCCGAGCATGCAATTGATCTTGCGCAGTACCGGACGTTGGTCATGGATACACAAGGCAGCGAGTTGCTCGTATTGAAAGGAGCTGGATCAGCGTTGGATCAGTTCCGGTACATAAAGACCGAAGTGGCGGATTTTGAGGTCTACGCGGGTTGTTGCACGTTGAATGATCTAGCCGAATACCTAGGCCAACATGGCTTTAAGGAAGTGGCCCGGAATTGTTTTGCGGAGCGTCCTGAAGGTGGGAAATGCTACGACGTGCTGTACGAGCGGCAGCACTCTGGGGCCAGCTAG
- a CDS encoding DUF4294 domain-containing protein yields the protein MRSLLVLSALLVCLFGRAQELDGVVYRGIVENGDTMMQAILPPVLVDDVWIPKNKREEEKYDKLMRNVLKVYPYAEVTGKLMNEYAFDMAQITSEGDQKLYIKLAEIELRAEFEEELKDLTMSQGRVLLKLIDRETGETSYDLVKELRGDFHAFIWQGLAKLFGQDLKSTYDMEGEDRFVEHIVQRIERGELAVTDRGPRTAKAQARLVRRKARLYRKHGLQPEDQSMN from the coding sequence ATGCGTTCACTATTAGTGCTTTCGGCCTTGCTGGTTTGTCTTTTCGGCAGGGCACAGGAGCTTGATGGGGTTGTTTACCGTGGCATTGTTGAGAACGGTGATACCATGATGCAGGCCATATTACCACCGGTTCTGGTTGATGATGTGTGGATCCCCAAGAATAAGCGCGAAGAAGAAAAGTACGATAAGCTCATGCGGAATGTCCTCAAGGTCTATCCGTATGCTGAGGTTACAGGTAAGCTTATGAATGAATATGCCTTTGATATGGCACAGATCACCTCGGAAGGAGATCAGAAGCTTTATATCAAATTAGCCGAGATCGAACTCCGTGCGGAATTCGAGGAGGAACTGAAGGACCTGACCATGTCACAAGGGCGTGTATTGCTGAAGTTGATCGATCGTGAAACAGGTGAAACATCCTATGATCTTGTGAAAGAGCTGCGTGGTGACTTCCACGCATTCATTTGGCAAGGATTAGCGAAACTGTTCGGTCAGGATCTGAAAAGCACCTACGATATGGAAGGGGAGGATCGCTTCGTTGAACACATTGTTCAGCGTATTGAGCGAGGTGAATTGGCGGTGACCGATCGTGGACCTCGAACTGCAAAAGCGCAGGCACGATTGGTGCGGCGCAAAGCACGGCTTTATCGTAAGCATGGGTTACAACCGGAAGATCAATCGATGAACTAG
- the accC gene encoding acetyl-CoA carboxylase biotin carboxylase subunit, which produces MAKKRSIKKLLIANRGEIALRVMRSAREMGISTVAVYSEADRNAPFVRFADEAVCIGPAPSKESYLVFEKIIKVCKDLKVDAVHPGYGFLSENGAFATALEEAGVIFVGPTPYAMKVMGDKLAAKEAVKGHGVPLVPGTDGAVGSLEEAMKVAKTITFPILIKAAAGGGGKGMRIVEKESELKEGLERAISEAVNAFGDGSVFIEKYVAGPRHIEVQVLADMHGNTVYVFERECSIQRRHQKVIEEAPSAVLTPALRKRMGEAAVNVAKSVDYTGAGTVEFLLDERMEFYFMEMNTRLQVEHPVTEMISGLDLVKEQIKVAQGEALSFNQEDLKIQGHAIEVRVYAEDPANNFLPDIGRLNTYRPPQGPGVRVDDGFEEGMEIPIHYDPMIAKLITHGATREEAIQRMERAIDDYAISGIETTLPFCRYVMGHESFRSGNYDTHFVRDHFKPTDLEGKDPGEQAAAALVAASIYQERTQRPLPIGQHSHGQNPWKLKRR; this is translated from the coding sequence ATGGCCAAGAAACGATCCATTAAGAAACTCTTGATCGCCAACCGCGGTGAGATCGCTCTTCGCGTGATGCGCAGTGCTCGCGAAATGGGCATCAGCACTGTTGCGGTCTATTCCGAGGCGGATCGCAATGCGCCTTTTGTTCGGTTCGCCGATGAAGCGGTGTGCATTGGTCCAGCACCAAGTAAGGAGAGTTACCTGGTCTTCGAGAAGATCATCAAGGTCTGTAAGGATCTGAAGGTGGATGCCGTGCATCCGGGTTATGGGTTCCTGAGCGAGAATGGAGCTTTTGCAACAGCACTTGAAGAAGCCGGTGTGATATTCGTTGGCCCAACGCCTTATGCCATGAAGGTGATGGGTGATAAGCTCGCGGCTAAAGAAGCAGTTAAAGGCCATGGTGTGCCGCTGGTACCCGGTACGGATGGCGCTGTTGGTAGTTTGGAAGAAGCCATGAAAGTGGCCAAGACCATCACTTTCCCCATCTTGATCAAAGCCGCTGCCGGTGGTGGGGGAAAGGGCATGCGCATCGTGGAAAAGGAAAGTGAACTGAAGGAAGGTCTAGAACGCGCGATCAGTGAAGCTGTGAATGCCTTCGGCGATGGTAGCGTGTTCATTGAGAAGTACGTTGCTGGTCCGCGACACATTGAAGTGCAGGTGCTAGCGGATATGCACGGAAATACGGTGTATGTATTCGAGCGGGAATGCAGCATTCAACGAAGACACCAGAAAGTGATCGAGGAGGCACCAAGTGCTGTACTTACTCCCGCTTTGCGTAAAAGAATGGGTGAGGCCGCAGTTAATGTGGCGAAAAGCGTGGATTACACCGGTGCAGGTACAGTGGAGTTCCTGCTGGATGAGCGTATGGAGTTCTACTTCATGGAAATGAATACACGTCTGCAAGTGGAGCACCCCGTTACGGAGATGATCAGTGGACTGGATCTGGTAAAAGAGCAGATCAAAGTCGCTCAGGGGGAAGCGCTTTCCTTCAACCAGGAAGATCTGAAGATCCAAGGGCATGCGATCGAAGTACGCGTGTATGCTGAGGATCCTGCCAACAACTTCCTTCCTGATATTGGTAGGTTGAACACCTATCGTCCTCCGCAAGGCCCAGGTGTGCGCGTGGATGATGGCTTTGAAGAGGGTATGGAGATCCCGATCCATTACGACCCCATGATCGCTAAGTTGATCACCCATGGAGCTACGCGTGAGGAGGCTATCCAGCGCATGGAACGTGCGATCGATGATTATGCCATTTCCGGGATCGAGACCACATTGCCGTTCTGCCGCTATGTCATGGGGCATGAGTCTTTCCGCAGTGGCAATTATGATACCCATTTCGTCCGCGATCATTTCAAACCTACTGACCTTGAGGGAAAGGATCCCGGAGAACAGGCAGCGGCTGCCCTAGTAGCAGCGTCCATTTATCAGGAACGTACACAACGGCCATTGCCAATAGGCCAGCATTCCCACGGCCAAAACCCGTGGAAACTTAAGCGGCGCTAG